The Vitis vinifera cultivar Pinot Noir 40024 chromosome 18, ASM3070453v1 region GCGGGTCAGCTTCCTGTTATGCTTCTcaattcttaatttctttttacgTTTGGGTGCGGAATTGCGAAGCAAGTTTCAACCTAAGTGAGGGAAATTTATTATtctcccctttttctttttctttttttccacaaattttttcaacaaatgatattgaaaattattttcccgGAAATTCTGTTCCAAGTATTTTTATGACGTTGATCCATGGAAACTTTGATATCGCTGGCGTCATATATTTGGTCTGAGAACACTTTCGTCTTAGTACGAGACCAAATTCCTTATTGGTATTTACCCAATTTGACTAATTATCACATCGTAATCGGTGGCGCTCCTTAAATTTTGTTGATGTAGAATTCCAATTGGACGTCTTTTGCACGGCCCTTTTCTTCAATTGGGCTGTTAAACCAGGGCCCATACACTTAATTAAGTGTTTTGGATCTTTTAGTTGGCCCAAGcttcttttcaaatttaaactataaaaTGCTCTCTCCAAATTGGtaatcctttcatttttttcaagatGCTCCAATTTAGGTGGTATTATAATTGAGtgtttatttaataaatgatgatcATAATGACATtagtcttatatattttttattataattcagtaattttattttttttctgtcaaagtttctaatatttttattttatttcttaaaatgtattagaatttgtaaaaatacgtaatgtactaattaatcctttaatacattttttatttattctttaattattaattttttctttgtcGGGTTCGTTGGCGTAAATCTGTGTATAAACTCGGTGATTTCCATCAATGTGTCCcagtttttttattatcaatggCCAGCACTCAATCCGAGATCGAGATTGTGGTCGACGCATCCCCCGTTGCTGCGCAAGAACACCGTCGCCTCTTCATCATCGTCGCAAAACGATCCATATCGTCCGTCTTAACCAGGTTCCATGCAGGTTACTTCAGAATAAGTCTCTCTCTGGGAGGTCAAACCTTGCTATGGAAGACGCTTATCGATCCATCTCATGGCTCAAACCCTCCTTGGCGTCTGCTCCAAACACTCCCTCCCCTGTGTTTCATTCTCTTGTGGTCTCTGGCACTCTTCACTAATGTTTTACTCTCTCTTCTATACATTTCCAGATGCTTCTTTCGATTTCGCATGGTGGAGGCAGAGTTCTTGCACCATGTTGGGGTTAACTACTTTTTTGCCCCCTGGATTTCGTGGTTCCTCCTGCTCCAATCTGCCCCTTTCGTTGCTCCAAATACAGTTTCCTATCTGGTTCTGTGGTGGGTTTTCGCAGTTCCGGTCGTGACGCTGGACGTGAAAATCTACGGACAGTGGTTTACCAAAGGAAAGCAGTTTCTGACCCTGGTGGCGAATCCGACGAGTCAGTTGTCGGTCATCGGAAACCTGGTAGGGTCACGAGCGGCAGCTCAGATGGGGTGGAAAGAGAGCGCTGTTTGCTTGTTCTCGCTTGGAATGGTTCACTACTTGGTGCTTTTTGTAACTCTTTACCAGAGATTGCCCGGAGGCGACCGTCTCCCGGCGACTCTGCGGCCGGTTTTCTCTCTGT contains the following coding sequences:
- the LOC100266155 gene encoding S-type anion channel SLAH1, whose amino-acid sequence is MASTQSEIEIVVDASPVAAQEHRRLFIIVAKRSISSVLTRFHAGYFRISLSLGGQTLLWKTLIDPSHGSNPPWRLLQTLPPLCFILLWSLALFTNVLLSLLYISRCFFRFRMVEAEFLHHVGVNYFFAPWISWFLLLQSAPFVAPNTVSYLVLWWVFAVPVVTLDVKIYGQWFTKGKQFLTLVANPTSQLSVIGNLVGSRAAAQMGWKESAVCLFSLGMVHYLVLFVTLYQRLPGGDRLPATLRPVFSLFVAAPSMASLAWESIAGRFDTASKMLLFLSLFLFASLLCRPTLFKKSMRRFSIAWWAYSFPVTILALAATDYAEEVKTGIARGLMLLLTALSVLIFMSLTLLTAFNSRMLLPDDDPIVCLSVH